A part of Sugiyamaella lignohabitans strain CBS 10342 chromosome D, complete sequence genomic DNA contains:
- the DRS2 gene encoding aminophospholipid-translocating P4-type ATPase DRS2 (Trans-golgi network aminophospholipid translocase (flippase); maintains membrane lipid asymmetry in post-Golgi secretory vesicles; contributes to clathrin-coated vesicle formation and endocytosis; subject to auto-inhibition by its C-terminal tail; mutations in human homolog ATP8B1 result in liver disease; GO_component: GO:0005794 - Golgi apparatus [Evidence IEA,IEA]; GO_component: GO:0016021 - integral component of membrane [Evidence IEA,IEA]; GO_component: GO:0016021 - integral component of membrane [Evidence ISM] [PMID 12192589]; GO_component: GO:0016020 - membrane [Evidence IEA]; GO_component: GO:0005802 - trans-Golgi network [Evidence IDA] [PMID 10601336]; GO_component: GO:0005802 - trans-Golgi network [Evidence IDA] [PMID 12221123]; GO_component: GO:0005802 - trans-Golgi network [Evidence IDA] [PMID 15090616]; GO_function: GO:0005524 - ATP binding [Evidence IEA,IEA]; GO_function: GO:0019829 - cation-transporting ATPase activity [Evidence IEA]; GO_function: GO:0016787 - hydrolase activity [Evidence IEA]; GO_function: GO:0000287 - magnesium ion binding [Evidence IEA]; GO_function: GO:0046872 - metal ion binding [Evidence IEA]; GO_function: GO:0000166 - nucleotide binding [Evidence IEA,IEA]; GO_function: GO:0004012 - phospholipid-translocating ATPase activity [Evidence IEA,IEA]; GO_function: GO:0004012 - phospholipid-translocating ATPase activity [Evidence IGI] [PMID 15090616]; GO_function: GO:0004012 - phospholipid-translocating ATPase activity [Evidence IMP] [PMID 15249668]; GO_function: GO:0004012 - phospholipid-translocating ATPase activity [Evidence IGI,IMP] [PMID 16452632]; GO_function: GO:0004012 - phospholipid-translocating ATPase activity [Evidence IMP] [PMID 8633245]; GO_process: GO:0006812 - cation transport [Evidence IEA]; GO_process: GO:0032456 - endocytic recycling [Evidence IMP] [PMID 24272750]; GO_process: GO:0006897 - endocytosis [Evidence IGI] [PMID 12631737]; GO_process: GO:0006897 - endocytosis [Evidence IGI] [PMID 16195350]; GO_process: GO:0006886 - intracellular protein transport [Evidence IGI] [PMID 12221123]; GO_process: GO:0008152 - metabolic process [Evidence IEA]; GO_process: GO:0045332 - phospholipid translocation [Evidence IMP] [PMID 15249668]; GO_process: GO:0045332 - phospholipid translocation [Evidence IMP] [PMID 16452632]; GO_process: GO:0015914 - phospholipid transport [Evidence IEA]; GO_process: GO:0006892 - post-Golgi vesicle-mediated transport [Evidence IGI,IMP] [PMID 10601336]; GO_process: GO:0000028 - ribosomal small subunit assembly [Evidence IMP] [PMID 8247005]) translates to MYYKDTDTPAVCRTSSLVEELGQIEYIFSDKTGTLTRNIMEFKSCSIAGRSYASEIPEDRKLTVVDGVEVGFRSFDAMIEDMDEPELGQVVQEFFTLLASCHTVIPELKDNGKIKYQAASPDEGALVEGAASVGFKFTIRRPKFITVDIRGQDYEYELLNICEFNSTRKRMSTIFRCPDGKIRLYCKGADTVILERLAPENPFVTDTMAHLEEFAGEGLRTLCLAMRVVPDDEYQEWARIFDEAATSMDNRAQKLDDAAELIERDLFLLGATAIEDKLQEGVPETIHTLQDAGIKIWVLTGDRQETAINIGMSCKLLSEDMNLLIINEENYEAVRDNIAKKVAAIRGNQVSSAEYDTLALVIDGKSLGFALEPSLEKDFLDLAVICKAVICCRVSPLQKALVVKLVKRHMKSLLLAIGDGANDVSMIQAAHVGVGISGMEGMQAARSADVSIGQFKYLRKLLLVHGSWSYHRLSRAILYSFYKNIALYMTQFWYVFANGFSGQSIYESWTITFYNVLCTVLPPFILGIFDQFISARLLDRYPQLYQLGQRSAFLNVRHFWEWVLNGFYHSIILYIGSVYAYRYGQVLSNGLIADHWTWGTALFTACVLTTLAKAALVTNMWNKYTVIAIPGSFFIWLGFFPAYATIAPLVNVSDEYRGVLPHLYPTLVFWATILILPCLCLIRDFAWKYYKRMYKPESYHHVQEIQKYNIADYRPRMEQFQKAIRKVRQVQRMRKQRGFAFSQADEGAGQATRVVRAYDTTQSRGQYGEMKPARQQ, encoded by the coding sequence ATGTATTATAAGGACACAGATACTCCTGCAGTATGTCGGACTTCCAGTTTGGTCGAAGAACTGGGCCAGATCGAGTATATCTTCTCAGACAAGACTGGAACGTTGACGCGAAATATCATGGAGTTCAAGAGCTGCTCGATTGCTGGTCGTTCGTATGCTAGTGAGATTCCCGAAGATAGGAAACTTACTGTTGTGGATGGCGTGGAGGTTGGTTTCAGAAGCTTTGATGCCATGATTGAGGATATGGACGAGCCCGAGCTTGGACAAGTGGTTCAGGAGTTTTTCACACTGCTTGCCTCGTGTCACACGGTTATTCCTGAACTCAAGGATAATGGTAAGATCAAGTATCAGGCTGCTTCCCCTGATGAAGGTGCTCTTGTCGAAGGTGCAGCCAGTGTCGGATTCAAGTTCACAATTCGTCGTCCCAAGTTCATCACTGTAGACATTCGTGGTCAGGACTATGAATATGAACTGTTGAATATCTGTGAGTTCAATTCCACTAGAAAGAGAATGTCAACTATTTTCAGATGTCCCGACGGTAAGATCCGATTGTACTGTAAAGGTGCTGATACAGTGATTCTCGAGCGTCTAGCGCCTGAAAATCCTTTTGTAACTGATACAATGGCCCATTTGGAAGAGTTTGCTGGTGAAGGATTGCGAACTTTGTGTTTGGCTATGAGAGTTGTGCCTGATGATGAGTATCAAGAGTGGGCTCGCATCTTTGACGAAGCTGCTACTTCGATGGACAATCGTGCCCAGAAACTGGATGATGCTGCCGAGCTTATAGAAcgtgatttgtttttgcttGGTGCAACTGCCATTGAAGATAAATTACAGGAAGGTGTTCCTGAGACTATTCACACCTTACAAGACGCTGGCATCAAAATCTGGGTCCTCACCGGTGATAGACAAGAGACAGCTATCAACATTGGTATGAGTTGTAAGCTTCTTAGTGAGGATATGAACCTGCTGATtatcaatgaagaaaatTATGAGGCGGTTCGAGATAACATTGCCAAAAAGGTTGCTGCTATTCGTGGCAATCAAGTTAGTAGTGCCGAGTACGATACTCTTGCACTTGTAATTGATGGAAAGTCTCTTGGTTTCGCTTTGGAACCATCACTGGAAAAAGACTTTTTAGACCTAGCTGTCATTTGCAAAGCAGTCATTTGTTGTCGTGTGTCACCATTACAAAAGGCATTAGTTGTGAAGCTTGTCAAACGTCATATGAAATCATTACTACTTGCTATTGGAGATGGTGCTAATGATGTCAGTATGATTCAAGCTGCTCACGTTGGTGTTGGTATCAGTGGTATGGAAGGTATGCAAGCAGCAAGAAGTGCTGATGTTTCTATTGGCCAATTCAAGTATCTCcgaaagctgctgctagtacATGGATCTTGGAGTTATCATCGATTGAGTAGAGCCATTCTGTACTCTTTCTACAAAAATATCGCTCTGTATATGACTCAGTTCTGGTATGTCTTTGCCAATGGCTTTTCGGGTCAGTCTATTTACGAATCATGGACCATTACCTTTTACAACGTTCTGTGTACAGTTCTCCCACCTTTTATATTGGGTATCTTTGACCAGTTCATTTCAGCACGTCTTCTAGATCGGTATCCTCAACTTTATCAACTGGGTCAACGCAGTGCTTTCTTGAACGTTCGTCATTTCTGGGAATGGGTATTGAATGGATTCTACCACTCAATTATTCTCTACATTGGTTCTGTGTACGCATATCGATACGGCCAAGTGCTTTCTAATGGTCTCATTGCAGACCATTGGACTTGGGGTACTGCTTTATTCACAGCTTGTGTACTGACAACACTTGCTAAGGCTGCTTTGGTCACGAACATGTGGAACAAGTACACAGTTATCGCGATTCCCGGTTCATTCTTCATCTGGCTGGGATTcttccctgcatatgcCACCATTGCCCCTCTGGTCAATGTTTCAGACGAATACCGAGGAGTTCTGCCCCACTTGTATCCAACCCTGGTGTTCTGGGCGACAATTCTCATTCTCCCATGCCTGTGTTTGATCCGAGATTTTGCCTGGAAATACTATAAACGCATGTACAAACCCGAGTCGTACCACCATGTGCAAGAAATTCAGAAGTACAACATTGCCGACTACCGGCCCCGTATGGAGCAGTTCCAGAAAGCCATCCGAAAAGTGCGCCAGGTGCAACGTATGCGCAAACAAAGAGGTTTCGCCTTTTCGCAGGCCGACGAAGGCGCTGGACAGGCTACACGTGTAGTCCGAGCCTACGATACCACCCAATCGCGTGGCCAATATGGCGAGATGAAGCCTGCACGACAGCAGTAG